A region of Maniola jurtina chromosome 18, ilManJurt1.1, whole genome shotgun sequence DNA encodes the following proteins:
- the LOC123874654 gene encoding uncharacterized protein LOC123874654, producing the protein MKKFEFSSTSNDEEPIFCGAIFYSVYKQAEFLRQSDNIETILSKGYELRKMLKEVAPGQRVAVSGMVLAKDTPLIVVKTGPNMVVQSYEFTANRLTGLVAAYAFDNRSKFPDLKSSEALALGLTWDNGDVKKCKLYLSAVSGAEHFDKQFQFWPLVCGLRKLQLKKITIEPIIKMAKIKNQNGVRMANQLMKNLAIVKELWSYFPETSNADFKKQMECLPLELKKIFFNMK; encoded by the exons ATGAAGAAATTTGAGTTTTCCTCCACAAGTAATGACGAAGAGCCCATTTTCTGCGGAGCAATTTTCTATAGCGTCTACAAACAAGCAGAGTTTTTACGTCAGAGTGACAACATAGAAACTATACTATCCAAAGGATACGAACTGAGGAAAATGTTGAAGGAAGTTGCACCCGGTCAACGGGTTGCAGTGAGCGGGATGGTCCTTGCGAAAGA CACTCCACTTATCGTCGTGAAGACCGGTCCAAATATGGTTGTTCAAAGTTATGAGTTCACAGCAAATCGCCTCACTGGGTTGGTGGCAGCATATGCGTTCGACAACCGCTCAAAGTTCCCCGACTTAAAGTCATCCGAAGCCCTGGCCTTGGGTTTGACATGGGACAACGGAGACGTAAAGAAGTGTAAGCTATACCTCTCAGCCGTTTCTGGTGCAGAGCACTTCGACAAACAGTTCCAGTTCTGGCCACTAGTATGTGGATTAAGAAAGCTGCAGCTAAAAAAAATAACCATCGAACCGATCATAAAAATGGCTAAGATCAAAAATCAGAACGGTGTACGAATGGCTAACCAGCTAATGAAGAACCTCGCTATTGTAAAAGAACTTTGGTCCTATTTCCCTGAAACGTCAAATGCCGATTTTAAAAAGCAAATGGAGTGTTTGCCCCTTGAACtcaaaaagatattttttaatatgaagTGA